A section of the Falco biarmicus isolate bFalBia1 chromosome 3, bFalBia1.pri, whole genome shotgun sequence genome encodes:
- the RER1 gene encoding protein RER1 — MSEGDSIGESVHGKPSVVYRFFSRLGQIYQSWLDKSTPYTAVRWIVTLGLSFIYMIRVYLLQGWYIVTYALGIYHLNLFIAFLSPKVDPSLMEDSDDGPSLPTRQNEEFRPFIRRLPEFKFWHSATKGILVAMACTFFEAFNVPVFWPILVMYFIMLFCITMKRQIKHMIKYRYIPFTHGKRKYKGKDDVGKTFAS; from the exons ATGTCAGAAGGGGACAGTATTGGTGAGTCTGTGCATGGAAAGCCTTCTGTGGTCTATAGATTTTTCTCAAGACTCGGACAG ATCTACCAGTCCTGGTTAGACAAATCTACTCCATATACTGCAGTGCGATGGATCGTAACTTTGGGTCTGAGTTTTATCTACATGATTAGAGTTTATTTACTGCAG gGTTGGTACATTGTGACATATGCCTTGGGAATCTACCATCTAAATCTCTTTATAGCTTTCTTGTCGCCAAAGGTAGACCCCTCTTTAATGGAAGATTCAG atgatggTCCTTCCTTACCTACAAGGCAAAATGAAGAATTTCGGCCTTTCATTAGGAGGCTTCCAGAGTTTAAATTCTG gcaCTCTGCCACTAAAGGAATCCTGGTTGCTATGGCATGTACATTCTTTGAGGCTTTCAACGTTCCTGTTTTTTGGCCAATCCTTGTGATGTACTTCATTATGCTATTTTGTATCACTATGAAGAGGCAAATCAAG CACATgataaaatacagatatatacCCTTCACACATGGCAAGAGGAAATACAAAGGGAAGGATGATGTGGGAAAGACCTTTGCTAGCTAG
- the PEX10 gene encoding peroxisome biogenesis factor 10, producing the protein MALAAAGAAQLVRCGQKDELYRSGLRSGAGAALHGLAGAKKWLEWRREVELLSDVAYFVLTTLSGYQTLGEEYVNIVQVDSTKKRVPSFLRRAIFVSLHAVVPYCLEKGLLHLEHELQAEADESRISQSNPALGLSSRTLIRNWVQKQVGELTEQQKKTVLQIVYLLKQCIPLLHRLHLAVFYIRGTFYHLSKRIAGITYLRFGGLQGDDQSIRSSYKFLGVISLFHLLLTIGVQTYSFKQKQRARQEWKLHRNLAHQKNVTKEKTTGRHSHCTLCLEERRHTTATPCGHLFCWECITEWCNTRTECPLCREKFHPQKLIYLRHYQL; encoded by the exons ATGGCGCTGGCGGCCGCGGGCGCGGCGCAGCTGGTGCGCTGCGGGCAGAAGGACGAGCTGTACCGCAGCGGGCTGCGCAGCGGGGCCGGCGCCGCGCTGCACGGGCTGGCGG GTGCCAAGAAGTGGCTGGAGTGGAGGAGGGAGGTGGAACTGCTCTCTGATGTCGCCTACTTCGTCCTTACCACCCTGTCGG GTTATCAGACTCTGGGTGAAGAGTATGTGAACATTGTTCAAGTTGATTCAACCAAGAAAAGGGTACCTTCTTTCCTTCGACGGGCCATCTTCGTTTCCCTTCATGCTGTAGTGCCCTATTGCTTAGAAAAGGGGTTACTGCACCTGGAACACGAGTTGCAGGCAGAAGCTGATGAGTCCAGAATCTCGCAGAGCAACCCAGCACTTGGCTTATCCAGTAGGACCTTGATACGAAACTGGGTACAGAAACAAGTTGGGGAGCTTacagaacagcagaagaaaacgGTCTTACAAATAGTATATCTTCTTAAACAATGCATACCTTTGCTTCATCGGCTACATCTGGCAGTATTCTACATACGTGGCACTTTTTACCACCTGTCTAAAAGAATCGCAGGAATCACATAC CTGCGTTTTGGAGGACTGCAAGGAGACGATCAGAGTATTCGATCAAGTTACAAGTTTCTTGGAGTAATTTCACTCTTCCATCTCCTTCTAACAATTGGTGTTCAGACATACAGcttcaaacagaaacagagagcCAGGCAGGAATGGAAACTACACCGCAACCTAGCTCATCAGAA AAATGTGACCAAGGAAAAAACTACTGGGCGCCACTCCCACTGCACTTTGTGTCTGGAAGAACGGAGACACACAACAGCCACACCTTGTGGCCACCTGTTCTGCTGGGAATGCATCACAGAGTGGTGTAACACCAGA acaGAATGTCCACTGTGCAGAGAGAAGTTTCATCCTCAGAAACTGATCTACCTGCGTCACTATCAACTGTAA